The proteins below are encoded in one region of Ostrea edulis chromosome 3, xbOstEdul1.1, whole genome shotgun sequence:
- the LOC125675023 gene encoding outer dense fiber protein 3-like — protein MPVNSGRNIRKKIPVRERGPGPERYELPSTLGYQAHDCTRPKQPAYTIGKRLERAQTTNPGPYYVDPRMTRTGMHAAPEYTMVARKDINIPKTPGPGHYTCNTENIEPQAPQYTIRTRTKLRRKDPILAPATYTLPPILGNKQFHKSTAPVCVIVDRPKVGGYLVDMGESPGPGKYAATNPNVNTSMAPVYTMRSKCHPPGDSDKPGPGAYSPEKVRYRPQAPKFSFGSRYSESTCVFIA, from the exons ATGCCAGTAAACTCTGGAAGAAATATAAGAAAGAAGATACCTGTGAGGGAAAGAG GACCCGGACCCGAACGTTACGAACTGCCCTCTACGTTGGGTTATCAGGCTCATGACTGCACCAGACCGAAGCAGCCTGCCTACACTATAGGCAAACGACTAGAACGAG CCCAAACCACGAATCCTGGTCCGTACTACGTGGATCCTAGGATGACCAGAACTGGAATGCACGCTGCCCCCGAGTACACAATGGTTGCACGGAAGGATATTA ATATTCCCAAAACCCCTGGCCCCGGGCATTATACATGCAACACTGAAAACATCGAACCTCAAGCCCCTCAGTATACCATCAGAACTAGAACTAAACTGCGTCGCAAGGATCCAATCCTGGCTCCCGCTACCTACACGTTACCGCCTATACTAGGCAACAAACAATTTCATAAGTCCACGGCTCCAGTGTGCGTCATAGTGGATCGCCCAAAG GTCGGCGGTTACTTGGTGGATATGGGCGAATCTCCTGGACCCGGGAAGTACGCCGCCACCAATCCCAATGTGAACACCTCCATGGCTCCTGTGTACACAATGAGATCTAAATGCCACCCTCCTGGTGATAGTGACAAACCCGGCCCTGGAGCATACAGCCCAGAGAAAGTGCGCTATCGCCCCCAGGCTCCCAAATTCTCATTTGGAAGTCGTTACTCAGAGTCCACTTGCGTTTTTATTGCATGA